The following proteins are encoded in a genomic region of Arachis ipaensis cultivar K30076 chromosome B02, Araip1.1, whole genome shotgun sequence:
- the LOC107625471 gene encoding serine/threonine-protein kinase Nek6 isoform X1 — protein MESDKMEDYEVIQQLGRGTLGATFLVLHKTQKQRCVLKKIRFSKQTDKSQLSSAPQEVNHLNAVKSRRNYFLCTDTMNLIAKLSSPYIVECKDAWVEKGDYVYIISAYCEGGDMAQYIKKARGSFFPEERVCKWMTQLLLAVDYLHSNRVLHRDLKCSNILLTRDNNIQIGDFGLAKLLNKEDLPSPVIGTPNYMCPELLDNIPYGYKSDIWTLGCCMFEIVAHQPAFRAPDRAGLINKINRSSISPFPIVYTPTLKQLIKSMLRRNPEHRPTAAELLRHPHLLPYVLRCRNASPVFLPVHLINSSPKDKTKQSPKKSSGGRDHREKQEGFANHMEQVRLIEGNAEVHVTNHHNDGKLTVSTSAEDFLETKMVDPTSYTMETAASVSGSKDGSITSDSTICSVCKEADFKGRLAKEATESEITSKSTLDSVNVEQGFAAENFLQSDSVNVTTAATKIEDTLPKPMDSCKSIMSSQDSTVGNDKDDFVNEERSSPVLQPVRLEKDTESDGSLKKSENHDAFTEVSHLDCLSSASNDTLPGKDEGVATTAAHKEGSNAAVVVDKTTNGISLSRPTSKGGDGTTKSVLINRSQNRADALEALLELCAQLLKQGKLDELAAVLRPFGEDTVSSRETAIWLTKSLLSSQKFNSET, from the exons ATGGAGAGTGACAAGATGGAAGATTATGAAGTGATACAGCAGCTTGGAAGAGGAACATTGGGTGCCACTTTTCTTGTTCTCCATAAAACTCAGAAACAACG GTGTGTGCTGAAGAAGATTCGGTTCTCTAAGCAAACAGATAAGTCACAGCTATCATCAGCACCCCAAGAG GTAAACCATCTGAATGCGGTCAAGAGTAGAAGAAATTATTTCCTCTGCACAGACACA ATGAACCTGATTGCAAAACTAAGTAGCCCTTATATTGTGGAGTGCAAAGATGCTTGGGTAGAAAAG GGGGACTATGTATACATTATATCTGCTTATTGTGAAGGAGGTGACAT GGCTCAGTATATAAAGAAAGCCCGAGGATCATTCTTCCCTGAGGAG AGAGTTTGCAAATGGATGACTCAGTTGTTGCTAGCTGTGGACTACCTGCACTCCAATCGAGTACTCCACAGAGATCTTAAG TGTTCCAACATACTCCTCACGAGAGACAATAACATTCAGATAG GTGACTTTGGTCTTGCAAAGCTACTTAATAAAGAAGACCTTCCTTCCCCG GTTATTGGAACTCCAAACTACATGTGTCCTGAGCTTCTAGATAATATACCTTACGGTTATAAATCCGATATATGGACCCTTG GTTGCTGCATGTTTGAAATCGTCGCACATCAACCAGCATTTCGTGCTCCG GACAGGGCAGGACTaatcaataaaataaatagatCCTCCATTTCTCCATTTCCAATTGTTTACACTCCCACACT GAAACAACTGATTAAAAGCATGCTGAGGAGAAATCCAGAACATAGACCTACA GCAGCCGAGTTATTAAGGCATCCTCATTTACTACCTTATGTTCTTCGCTGTCGCAATGCATCGCCTGTTTTTCTTCCGGTACATCTCATAAATAGTAGCCCAAAGGATAAAACAAAGCAATCTCCCAAAAAATCTAGTGGTGGCAGAGATCATAGAGAAAAACAAGAAGGATTTGCAAATCATATGGAGCAAGTTCGTCTTATTGAGGGAAATGCGGAGGTACATGTAACTAATCATCATAATGATGGCAAACTAACAGTCTCGACAAGTGCCGAAGACTTCCTTGAAACCAAGATGGTTGATCCTACCAGCTACACGATGGAAACTGCAGCCAGTGTTAGTGGCTCGAAAGATGGGTCAATTACTTCTGATTCAACCATTTGCAGTGTGTGCAAGGAAGCAGACTTTAAAGGTAGACTTGCGAAGGAAGCAACAGAAAGTGAGATCACATCAAAGAGTACACTAGATTCTGTGAATGTGGAACAAGGATTTGCTGCTGAAAATTTTCTCCAGTCAGATTCAGTTAATGTAACTACAGCAGCCACAAAAATCGAAGACACTCTTCCCAAACCCATGGACTCCTGTAAATCAATAATGTCTAGTCAAGACAGTACTGTCGGCAATGATAAAGATGACTTTGTCAACGAAGAAAGATCATCCCCAGTTTTGCAGCCGGTCAGGCTCGAGAAAGACACCGAATCTGATGGCAGCTTAAAGAAAAGTGAAAACCATGATGCATTTACTGAAGTCTCACATTTGGACTGCTTGTCATCTGCAAGTAACGATACACTTCCCGGCAAGGATGAAGGTGTTGCAACCACAGCTGCGCATAAAGAAGGCAGTAATGCTGCAGTAGTTGTTGATAAAACGACAAATGGCATTTCTTTAAGCAGACCTACTTCAAAAGGTGGGGACGGAACAACAAAGAGCGTGTTGATTAATAGATCCCAGAACAGAGCTGATGCTCTGGAAGCTTTGCTTGAGTTATGTGCTCAGCTGCTTAAACAAGGGAAACTTGATGAACTGGCTGCTGTGTTAAGACCATTTGGAGAAGACACTGTCTCATCAAGAGAAACAGCAATATGGCTGACAAAGAGTCTTCTTTCATCACAGAAATTTAATTCAGAAACCTAA
- the LOC107625471 gene encoding serine/threonine-protein kinase Nek6 isoform X2, protein MESDKMEDYEVIQQLGRGTLGATFLVLHKTQKQRCVLKKIRFSKQTDKSQLSSAPQEMNLIAKLSSPYIVECKDAWVEKGDYVYIISAYCEGGDMAQYIKKARGSFFPEERVCKWMTQLLLAVDYLHSNRVLHRDLKCSNILLTRDNNIQIGDFGLAKLLNKEDLPSPVIGTPNYMCPELLDNIPYGYKSDIWTLGCCMFEIVAHQPAFRAPDRAGLINKINRSSISPFPIVYTPTLKQLIKSMLRRNPEHRPTAAELLRHPHLLPYVLRCRNASPVFLPVHLINSSPKDKTKQSPKKSSGGRDHREKQEGFANHMEQVRLIEGNAEVHVTNHHNDGKLTVSTSAEDFLETKMVDPTSYTMETAASVSGSKDGSITSDSTICSVCKEADFKGRLAKEATESEITSKSTLDSVNVEQGFAAENFLQSDSVNVTTAATKIEDTLPKPMDSCKSIMSSQDSTVGNDKDDFVNEERSSPVLQPVRLEKDTESDGSLKKSENHDAFTEVSHLDCLSSASNDTLPGKDEGVATTAAHKEGSNAAVVVDKTTNGISLSRPTSKGGDGTTKSVLINRSQNRADALEALLELCAQLLKQGKLDELAAVLRPFGEDTVSSRETAIWLTKSLLSSQKFNSET, encoded by the exons ATGGAGAGTGACAAGATGGAAGATTATGAAGTGATACAGCAGCTTGGAAGAGGAACATTGGGTGCCACTTTTCTTGTTCTCCATAAAACTCAGAAACAACG GTGTGTGCTGAAGAAGATTCGGTTCTCTAAGCAAACAGATAAGTCACAGCTATCATCAGCACCCCAAGAG ATGAACCTGATTGCAAAACTAAGTAGCCCTTATATTGTGGAGTGCAAAGATGCTTGGGTAGAAAAG GGGGACTATGTATACATTATATCTGCTTATTGTGAAGGAGGTGACAT GGCTCAGTATATAAAGAAAGCCCGAGGATCATTCTTCCCTGAGGAG AGAGTTTGCAAATGGATGACTCAGTTGTTGCTAGCTGTGGACTACCTGCACTCCAATCGAGTACTCCACAGAGATCTTAAG TGTTCCAACATACTCCTCACGAGAGACAATAACATTCAGATAG GTGACTTTGGTCTTGCAAAGCTACTTAATAAAGAAGACCTTCCTTCCCCG GTTATTGGAACTCCAAACTACATGTGTCCTGAGCTTCTAGATAATATACCTTACGGTTATAAATCCGATATATGGACCCTTG GTTGCTGCATGTTTGAAATCGTCGCACATCAACCAGCATTTCGTGCTCCG GACAGGGCAGGACTaatcaataaaataaatagatCCTCCATTTCTCCATTTCCAATTGTTTACACTCCCACACT GAAACAACTGATTAAAAGCATGCTGAGGAGAAATCCAGAACATAGACCTACA GCAGCCGAGTTATTAAGGCATCCTCATTTACTACCTTATGTTCTTCGCTGTCGCAATGCATCGCCTGTTTTTCTTCCGGTACATCTCATAAATAGTAGCCCAAAGGATAAAACAAAGCAATCTCCCAAAAAATCTAGTGGTGGCAGAGATCATAGAGAAAAACAAGAAGGATTTGCAAATCATATGGAGCAAGTTCGTCTTATTGAGGGAAATGCGGAGGTACATGTAACTAATCATCATAATGATGGCAAACTAACAGTCTCGACAAGTGCCGAAGACTTCCTTGAAACCAAGATGGTTGATCCTACCAGCTACACGATGGAAACTGCAGCCAGTGTTAGTGGCTCGAAAGATGGGTCAATTACTTCTGATTCAACCATTTGCAGTGTGTGCAAGGAAGCAGACTTTAAAGGTAGACTTGCGAAGGAAGCAACAGAAAGTGAGATCACATCAAAGAGTACACTAGATTCTGTGAATGTGGAACAAGGATTTGCTGCTGAAAATTTTCTCCAGTCAGATTCAGTTAATGTAACTACAGCAGCCACAAAAATCGAAGACACTCTTCCCAAACCCATGGACTCCTGTAAATCAATAATGTCTAGTCAAGACAGTACTGTCGGCAATGATAAAGATGACTTTGTCAACGAAGAAAGATCATCCCCAGTTTTGCAGCCGGTCAGGCTCGAGAAAGACACCGAATCTGATGGCAGCTTAAAGAAAAGTGAAAACCATGATGCATTTACTGAAGTCTCACATTTGGACTGCTTGTCATCTGCAAGTAACGATACACTTCCCGGCAAGGATGAAGGTGTTGCAACCACAGCTGCGCATAAAGAAGGCAGTAATGCTGCAGTAGTTGTTGATAAAACGACAAATGGCATTTCTTTAAGCAGACCTACTTCAAAAGGTGGGGACGGAACAACAAAGAGCGTGTTGATTAATAGATCCCAGAACAGAGCTGATGCTCTGGAAGCTTTGCTTGAGTTATGTGCTCAGCTGCTTAAACAAGGGAAACTTGATGAACTGGCTGCTGTGTTAAGACCATTTGGAGAAGACACTGTCTCATCAAGAGAAACAGCAATATGGCTGACAAAGAGTCTTCTTTCATCACAGAAATTTAATTCAGAAACCTAA